CGGAGGAGGGAAAAGGGGTTCACATCGATTGAACTAATTGTCGTTATTGTGGTTCTCAGTATTTTAACGGCCTCTATCATTGTCAAGAACCCTTTCCGTATCGAGGATTATTCGGGGATAGCGAAAGATCAGTTGATCGCACATATCCGCCTTGCTCAACTGAAGGCCATGGGTATGAAAAGCCCACAGATCATAACGTTTACCGTGGGTTCATCAGCTTATAATGTGGCAAATGTGCAAAAGACGTTGCCCGGTAACACAACGGTTACATCCGTATCCACGACGGTTTCAAACCGGTTGGTCTTCAATTCCCTCGGTGAACCAACGAGCAATGGCGTAGTAACACTGTCAGGCGGCGTAACAGTCACAGTCAACCCTTCGACGGGAAGAGCAGAATGAACACGATGAAGAACAACAAGGGTTTTACATTAATCGAGCTTGTCATGTTCATTGTCGTCGGCGGTATCTTCCTGCCGGCATCGATGATCGCCTTTACTAGCGTTATGAACAATTATTCGAGGCCCGATTACTACATGAAGGCCAGGTTCTATGCTGAAAAGAGGGTGGCGGAGATCACGAACACCCCTTACGACAACCTCGTCCCCGGTTCCTGTTCGTCAACGTCCGAGGAAGGCGGCAAGTACACCGTGGAATGCTCCGTTACTTCCCTTAATCCCGACCTGTCTCCATCCGGCACCACTTCCGGAACGGACCCTTACAAGCGGATC
The Syntrophorhabdus sp. DNA segment above includes these coding regions:
- a CDS encoding type II secretion system protein, coding for MREGKTYSARRREKGFTSIELIVVIVVLSILTASIIVKNPFRIEDYSGIAKDQLIAHIRLAQLKAMGMKSPQIITFTVGSSAYNVANVQKTLPGNTTVTSVSTTVSNRLVFNSLGEPTSNGVVTLSGGVTVTVNPSTGRAE